From Microlunatus capsulatus, a single genomic window includes:
- a CDS encoding ABC transporter substrate-binding protein, with the protein MRRATTVGALLAATTLLLAGCNANPTTPSTSGSSAPVTQGGDLSILTAQTELSFDPAKSQSLAITSLGLVERRLTTWDITPGQEAKYVPDLATDTGTPSNGGKTWTYTLKDGLTYDDGTPVTSADVKYGLERSFAPELSGGLGYHKSLLAGAADYDGPYDGKELDSIKTPDDKTIVFELSTAYGDWPWIASMPAFSPVPKAKDTDPATYGEKPAATGPYTIESYQQGVALKMVRNPRWDQATDSVRTAGPDTITFKMSQDATVAAQALIADGGDAQSSFGAQFVPPAQLAQAQGNPSAKSRLVTSEPGALAYLALNTQRGDLKDVKVRQALQYAVDRQAFLVASGGEIAGAAATTLITPGIPGREEYDLYPAPAAGDVDKAKQLLADAGHADDLELTLVTGNDTVALAQAQALQQGFEKAGVKITLQPLDANTLTERVTGSSGDYDLYIGSWQPDFPSPNGNIQPLFDSSQIGGGGYNISRYENADVDAAIAKATGEVDQAAAGAQWAAIDKTIMEDAPVVPLTYTKNSFLHGSKVQNFVIGAFPAYPNYLKVTLAP; encoded by the coding sequence GTGAGACGCGCGACCACCGTCGGCGCCCTGCTGGCCGCCACCACCCTGCTGCTGGCCGGCTGCAACGCGAACCCGACCACCCCCAGCACCAGCGGCTCCAGTGCGCCGGTGACCCAGGGCGGCGACCTGTCCATCCTCACCGCCCAGACCGAGCTGAGCTTCGACCCGGCCAAGAGCCAGAGCCTGGCCATCACCTCGCTCGGCCTGGTCGAGCGCCGCCTCACCACCTGGGACATCACCCCGGGCCAGGAGGCGAAGTACGTCCCGGACCTGGCCACCGACACCGGCACGCCCAGCAACGGCGGCAAGACCTGGACCTACACGCTGAAGGACGGCCTGACCTACGACGACGGCACCCCCGTCACCAGCGCCGACGTCAAGTACGGCCTGGAGCGCTCGTTCGCCCCTGAGCTCTCGGGCGGCCTCGGCTACCACAAGTCGCTCCTGGCCGGTGCGGCCGACTACGACGGGCCGTACGACGGGAAGGAGCTGGACTCCATCAAGACCCCCGACGACAAGACGATCGTGTTCGAGCTGAGCACCGCCTACGGCGACTGGCCCTGGATCGCCTCGATGCCGGCGTTCTCGCCGGTCCCGAAGGCGAAGGACACCGACCCGGCGACCTACGGCGAGAAGCCGGCTGCGACCGGTCCCTACACGATCGAGTCCTACCAGCAGGGCGTCGCGCTGAAGATGGTGCGCAACCCGAGGTGGGACCAGGCGACCGACAGCGTGCGCACCGCCGGGCCGGACACCATCACCTTCAAGATGAGCCAGGACGCCACCGTGGCGGCGCAGGCGCTGATCGCCGACGGCGGTGACGCCCAGTCCTCGTTCGGCGCCCAGTTCGTGCCGCCGGCCCAGCTGGCGCAGGCGCAGGGGAACCCCAGCGCCAAGAGCCGGCTGGTCACCTCCGAGCCGGGGGCCCTGGCCTACCTGGCGCTGAACACCCAGCGCGGCGACCTCAAGGACGTCAAGGTCCGCCAGGCCCTGCAGTACGCCGTCGACCGGCAGGCCTTCCTCGTCGCCTCCGGCGGCGAGATCGCCGGCGCCGCGGCCACCACGCTCATCACCCCGGGCATCCCCGGGCGCGAGGAGTACGACCTCTACCCGGCGCCCGCCGCCGGCGACGTCGACAAGGCCAAGCAGCTGCTGGCCGACGCGGGCCACGCCGACGACCTCGAGCTCACCCTGGTCACCGGCAACGACACCGTCGCGCTGGCCCAGGCGCAGGCCCTCCAGCAGGGCTTCGAGAAGGCGGGCGTGAAGATCACGCTGCAGCCGCTGGACGCCAACACCCTCACCGAGCGGGTGACGGGCAGCTCCGGCGACTACGACCTCTACATCGGCAGCTGGCAGCCCGACTTCCCGAGCCCGAACGGCAACATCCAGCCGCTGTTCGACTCCAGCCAGATCGGCGGCGGGGGCTACAACATCTCCCGCTACGAGAACGCCGACGTCGACGCGGCGATCGCGAAGGCGACCGGCGAGGTCGACCAGGCCGCGGCCGGCGCCCAGTGGGCGGCGATCGACAAGACGATCATGGAGGACGCGCCGGTGGTCCCCCTGACGTACACGAAGAACTCGTTCCTGCACGGCTCGAAGGTGCAGAACTTCGTCATCGGGGCCTTCCCGGCGTACCCGAACTACCTCAAGGTCACGCTCGCCCCGTGA
- a CDS encoding ABC transporter ATP-binding protein, translating to MTEQPPTGADPRPAPSAPVLTVEGITVAFAGTGARRPGPPREVVHGVGFTLRRGRVLALVGESGSGKSVTAMSLLSLLPGNARVGGSAVLADGDGSPEELVGATPERLRAVRGRRVAAIFQEPMSALNPVFRIGDQIAEAVQVHQPHLGADATRRRVLELLDQVAVREPQRIARAYPHEVSGGQLQRAMIAMAVSNDPAVLIADEPTTALDVTVQAGILGLLRDLTDRLGTAVLLITHDMGVVADVADDVAVLHDGRIVESAPADRLFADPRAAYTRALLQAVPRITDATSRSGTDRSPSLSEGGPSTSSGNGATSSGNGATSSGNGATSSESGATTPAAELREVTVVYGGRGAEVRAVDGVSLTVAPGEFLGLVGESGSGKSTVGRALAGLVPVRSGQAWLAGVELSSASRAELRRARSRLGIVFQDPASSLNPRHSVGRSIAEPLVLHGTTDPAARRARVEELLERVRLGRDLAGRLPHELSGGQRQRVALARALVDRPALLVADEPTSALDVSVQATVLELLAELQRDLGFACLFISHDLAVVSVVTSRVAVMYDGRVVETGATADVLRDPQDPYSRRLLAAVPVADPVEQRERRRAWLALEPAGR from the coding sequence GTGACCGAGCAGCCTCCGACCGGGGCGGACCCCCGGCCCGCGCCGTCCGCGCCCGTGCTGACGGTGGAGGGCATCACCGTCGCCTTCGCGGGCACCGGCGCGCGCCGTCCGGGCCCGCCCCGGGAGGTGGTGCACGGCGTCGGGTTCACCCTGCGCCGGGGCCGGGTGCTCGCCCTGGTCGGGGAGTCCGGCTCCGGCAAGAGCGTCACGGCCATGTCGCTGCTGTCGCTGCTGCCGGGGAACGCCCGCGTCGGCGGCTCGGCGGTGCTGGCCGACGGCGACGGCAGCCCCGAGGAGCTCGTCGGCGCGACGCCGGAGCGGCTGCGCGCCGTCCGCGGACGCCGGGTGGCCGCGATCTTCCAGGAGCCGATGAGCGCGCTCAACCCCGTCTTCCGGATCGGCGACCAGATCGCCGAGGCCGTCCAGGTCCACCAGCCGCACCTCGGTGCCGACGCCACCCGCCGTCGCGTGCTGGAGCTGCTGGACCAGGTGGCCGTCCGCGAGCCGCAGCGGATCGCCCGCGCCTACCCGCACGAGGTCTCCGGTGGCCAGCTGCAGCGGGCCATGATCGCGATGGCCGTCAGCAACGACCCGGCCGTGCTCATCGCCGACGAGCCCACCACGGCCCTCGACGTCACCGTGCAGGCCGGCATCCTCGGCCTGCTCCGCGACCTCACGGACCGGCTCGGCACGGCCGTGCTGCTGATCACCCACGACATGGGCGTGGTCGCCGACGTGGCCGACGACGTCGCCGTCCTGCACGACGGCCGGATCGTCGAGAGCGCTCCGGCCGACCGGCTCTTCGCCGACCCCCGGGCCGCCTACACCCGCGCCCTCCTGCAGGCGGTCCCCAGGATCACCGACGCCACCTCCCGCAGCGGGACGGACCGCTCCCCGAGCCTGTCGGAGGGCGGCCCTTCGACGAGCTCAGGGAACGGAGCGACGAGCTCAGGGAACGGGGCGACGAGCTCGGGGAACGGGGCGACGAGCTCGGAGAGCGGGGCGACGACCCCCGCCGCGGAGCTGCGCGAGGTCACCGTCGTCTACGGCGGCCGGGGCGCGGAGGTGCGCGCCGTCGACGGCGTGTCCCTGACCGTCGCGCCGGGGGAGTTCCTCGGGCTGGTCGGGGAGTCCGGCTCGGGCAAGTCGACGGTCGGACGGGCGCTGGCGGGGCTGGTGCCGGTCCGTTCCGGCCAGGCGTGGCTGGCCGGGGTCGAGCTGTCCTCGGCCTCGCGCGCGGAGCTGCGGCGGGCCCGGTCCCGGCTGGGCATCGTCTTCCAGGACCCGGCCTCCAGCCTCAACCCGCGGCACAGCGTCGGCCGGAGCATCGCCGAACCGCTGGTGCTGCACGGCACCACCGACCCGGCCGCCCGACGGGCCCGCGTCGAGGAGCTGCTCGAGCGGGTGCGGCTGGGCCGCGACCTCGCCGGCCGGCTGCCGCACGAGCTCTCCGGCGGCCAGCGGCAGCGGGTCGCCCTGGCCCGGGCCCTGGTGGACCGCCCGGCCCTGCTGGTCGCCGACGAGCCGACCAGCGCCCTCGACGTCTCGGTGCAGGCGACGGTGCTCGAGCTGCTGGCCGAGCTGCAGCGCGACCTCGGCTTCGCCTGCCTGTTCATCAGCCACGACCTCGCCGTCGTCTCCGTCGTCACCAGCCGGGTGGCGGTGATGTACGACGGCCGGGTGGTCGAGACCGGCGCCACCGCCGACGTCCTGCGCGACCCGCAGGACCCCTACAGCCGGCGCCTGCTGGCCGCCGTCCCCGTCGCCGACCCCGTCGAGCAGCGGGAGCGCCGTCGGGCCTGGCTCGCGCTGGAGCCCGCCGGCCGCTGA
- a CDS encoding phytanoyl-CoA dioxygenase family protein, translated as MVAVSTAEQTDPTLAEDLPLLSSPEVARFVAQGALVFEGLVPEEVNATAVEQLEQGAPAVRYGASIPEAFPAGTLGATLIALPRVAGALRSLLGPAPQVDHHAVHVRPPHGGEAQALHADAIIDARRDAFDVQLMYYPRDVTLEMGGTLSVPGTHLRQINESDIGRYHNMLGQTRLTCPAGTVVLLHHGIWHGGRRNDSGTPRYMYKIRFNPTVRQQRWWDVSDLDDPRVAAELDARQPWMEQASGRLEIHNRVLLWRELSGDPTFDIDYWVHRVTNRPGTREEA; from the coding sequence GTGGTGGCCGTCAGCACTGCCGAGCAGACCGACCCGACCCTCGCCGAGGACCTCCCCCTGCTGAGCTCGCCGGAGGTCGCGCGCTTCGTGGCGCAGGGCGCGCTGGTCTTCGAGGGCCTCGTGCCCGAGGAGGTGAACGCGACCGCCGTGGAGCAGCTGGAGCAGGGCGCGCCCGCCGTCCGCTACGGCGCCTCCATCCCGGAGGCGTTCCCCGCCGGGACGCTCGGCGCCACGCTCATCGCCCTCCCCCGGGTGGCGGGCGCGCTGCGCAGCCTGCTCGGCCCCGCGCCGCAGGTCGACCACCACGCCGTGCACGTCCGGCCCCCGCACGGCGGGGAGGCGCAGGCCCTGCACGCGGACGCCATCATCGACGCCCGGCGCGACGCCTTCGACGTCCAGCTCATGTACTACCCCCGCGACGTGACGCTGGAGATGGGCGGCACGCTGAGCGTGCCCGGCACCCACCTGCGCCAGATCAACGAGTCCGACATCGGCCGCTACCACAACATGCTCGGCCAGACCCGGCTCACCTGCCCGGCCGGCACCGTCGTGCTGCTGCACCACGGCATCTGGCACGGCGGCCGCCGCAACGACTCCGGCACCCCGCGCTACATGTACAAGATCCGCTTCAACCCGACGGTCCGGCAGCAGCGCTGGTGGGACGTCTCCGACCTCGACGACCCGCGGGTGGCCGCCGAGCTGGACGCCCGGCAGCCCTGGATGGAGCAGGCCTCGGGGCGGCTCGAGATCCACAACCGGGTGCTGCTGTGGCGAGAGCTCAGCGGCGACCCGACCTTCGACATCGACTACTGGGTGCACCGGGTGACCAACCGGCCCGGCACCCGCGAGGAGGCCTGA